The following proteins come from a genomic window of Companilactobacillus pabuli:
- a CDS encoding YjjG family noncanonical pyrimidine nucleotidase yields MNYKYILIDLDDTILDTRANTHNALKEMAKYVDFPFNDEQIQYWYQMNDYLWKQLEEKQISRQELMDSRFPNLFSHFNKKIDTTNINQQYFDVLNQQHELMPGAKEILQELNKTYRLFAASNGTGDKQYSQTAGAKIDQYFEKIFLSEDIGFDKPDKKFFEAIENELQAKPEDFLMIGDSLSSDIAGANYSNIDSLWYNKNEINNKTDFKPTYEVTKLADICATIK; encoded by the coding sequence ATGAACTACAAATATATTTTAATCGACCTTGATGATACTATTCTAGATACAAGGGCCAATACACATAATGCTTTAAAAGAAATGGCTAAATATGTTGATTTTCCATTCAATGATGAACAAATTCAATATTGGTATCAAATGAATGACTATTTGTGGAAACAATTGGAAGAAAAGCAGATTAGTCGACAAGAATTGATGGACAGTCGCTTTCCAAATCTATTTAGTCATTTCAACAAAAAAATCGATACTACCAACATAAATCAACAATACTTTGATGTACTAAATCAACAGCACGAATTGATGCCCGGCGCTAAAGAGATCCTACAGGAATTAAATAAAACATATCGTCTATTTGCGGCTTCAAACGGAACCGGCGATAAACAATATTCCCAAACGGCAGGCGCAAAAATTGACCAATACTTTGAAAAGATATTTTTATCAGAAGATATTGGTTTCGATAAACCTGACAAAAAATTCTTTGAAGCCATTGAAAATGAATTACAGGCAAAACCTGAAGACTTTTTAATGATTGGCGACTCACTTTCCTCAGATATTGCTGGTGCTAATTATAGTAATATCGATAGTCTTTGGTATAACAAGAATGAGATTAATAATAAGACTGATTTTAAGCCCACTTATGAAGTGACTAAATTAGCAGATATTTGCGCAACTATTAAATAA
- a CDS encoding HAD family hydrolase: MPKYLVFMDLDGTLLASDHKHISPRTKETIENLQQKGVIFYIATGRMYELAKITQRLLNPDVKMITSNGAVFDGAKGREVTKLGSKAVDLAYKVTAKYQLPMMLFTPEKAYFTRKIPDFIAQNAGNFDEDFGYEEVESFSELKSVTGDITNGVVLSRGDMSELHIVRDELIDSGLMEMSSSSPDNLEMIPLQTDKGTAVKRIQQEWGIDYDHTFVFGDGMNDVGMMKEAKYSVAMGNGLPEVKKIANFVTETNAKDGLAKFLEDYFTKEK; encoded by the coding sequence ATGCCAAAATATTTAGTATTTATGGATCTTGATGGAACGCTTTTAGCGAGTGATCATAAGCATATTTCTCCACGAACTAAAGAAACAATTGAGAATCTACAACAAAAAGGAGTAATTTTTTACATTGCGACAGGGCGGATGTATGAATTAGCTAAAATTACGCAGAGATTGTTAAATCCTGATGTAAAGATGATAACGTCTAACGGAGCTGTCTTTGATGGTGCTAAAGGTCGAGAGGTTACTAAATTAGGTTCAAAGGCGGTTGATTTGGCGTATAAAGTAACGGCTAAATATCAATTGCCAATGATGCTCTTTACACCAGAGAAAGCTTATTTCACAAGAAAAATTCCTGATTTCATCGCCCAAAATGCTGGTAATTTTGATGAAGATTTTGGCTATGAGGAAGTCGAAAGCTTTTCAGAATTAAAATCAGTTACTGGCGATATCACTAATGGCGTAGTTTTGAGTCGTGGTGATATGTCAGAGCTTCATATTGTTCGAGATGAGTTGATCGATAGCGGTTTAATGGAAATGTCATCTTCTAGTCCAGATAATTTGGAAATGATTCCACTGCAAACAGATAAGGGAACGGCAGTTAAACGAATTCAACAAGAATGGGGCATAGATTACGACCATACTTTCGTTTTTGGTGATGGAATGAATGATGTCGGGATGATGAAGGAAGCTAAGTATTCAGTTGCCATGGGTAATGGGTTACCCGAAGTTAAAAAAATTGCTAATTTTGTGACTGAAACTAACGCTAAAGACGGCTTAGCCAAATTTTTAGAAGATTATTTTACAAAAGAAAAATAA
- a CDS encoding GH25 family lysozyme, translating into MVLKRKTTILLATIFSFLIVLLGATNVSAARTDMVDVSNNNGAMTVANFQDMYNNYGVKAIVTKISEGTSFKDSTAANNIANAQKAGMYISGYHFAHYNSVASAIAEADYAGKLAQADGLPEGAVLATDVESSEQSSVSEAQNDADNQAFMTEVAKYGYRSTIYTMGSWVGSVMSVDTGWIASYPYNPSGQEWYTSNHGWQWSSSYTFSGSSGYFDVSELYDDFFTSYQSPNSSSTTTTTTTTSTDNDSAVTDSGSTSSNVIEVDNSSSSYVPLMALQDDGSMTTITNRALANNTSWQTDQTKVVNGTTYYRVATNEWVAAQYLAGNSSTTDAASSANVIKVNNSNSSYVQLVALQDDGSMTTITNRALANNTSWQTDQTKVVDGTTYYRVATNEWVNAEYII; encoded by the coding sequence ATGGTTTTAAAAAGAAAAACGACAATTCTTTTGGCGACAATATTTTCGTTCTTGATAGTACTTTTGGGAGCTACTAATGTAAGCGCTGCTAGAACAGATATGGTCGATGTGTCCAATAATAATGGAGCCATGACTGTTGCCAATTTCCAAGATATGTACAACAACTATGGCGTTAAAGCGATTGTAACTAAAATTAGTGAAGGTACTTCTTTTAAGGATAGTACAGCTGCAAATAACATTGCAAATGCTCAAAAAGCCGGCATGTATATTAGCGGTTATCATTTTGCTCACTACAATAGTGTTGCTAGTGCGATTGCCGAAGCGGATTATGCTGGTAAATTGGCTCAAGCGGATGGCTTACCCGAAGGGGCTGTATTAGCTACTGATGTTGAAAGTTCCGAGCAAAGTTCTGTGTCTGAAGCACAAAATGATGCTGATAATCAAGCTTTTATGACAGAAGTTGCTAAATATGGTTATCGTTCGACAATTTATACTATGGGTTCTTGGGTCGGCAGTGTAATGAGTGTCGATACCGGTTGGATCGCATCATATCCATATAATCCTTCTGGACAAGAATGGTATACCTCTAATCATGGCTGGCAATGGTCGAGTTCTTATACTTTTAGCGGAAGTAGCGGTTATTTTGATGTGTCTGAGTTGTATGATGATTTCTTTACATCATATCAGTCACCTAATTCTTCAAGTACGACTACAACAACTACGACAACTTCAACTGATAATGATTCAGCCGTAACTGATAGTGGATCTACTAGTTCTAATGTAATTGAAGTAGATAATTCTTCTAGCAGTTATGTACCATTGATGGCTCTACAGGATGATGGAAGTATGACAACAATAACTAATCGAGCATTAGCAAATAATACATCATGGCAAACTGATCAAACAAAAGTTGTCAATGGAACAACATATTATCGAGTAGCTACGAATGAATGGGTAGCAGCACAATACTTAGCTGGAAATTCTTCAACTACTGATGCAGCTAGCTCAGCTAATGTTATCAAAGTAAATAATTCAAATTCTAGTTACGTTCAATTAGTTGCTTTGCAAGATGACGGAAGCATGACAACGATAACTAATCGAGCATTAGCAAATAATACATCATGGCAAACTGATCAAACTAAGGTTGTTGATGGAACAACGTATTATCGAGTAGCAACCAATGAATGGGTTAATGCCGAATATATAATTTAA
- a CDS encoding fructose-1,6-bisphosphatase, whose product MVDDFTKRNELKTELINLSAILGLPKGTEVFVSDIHGEYDEFAHIMRNGSGNTKQKIAELFTGRLSSVSQKKLAFLIYYPSEILKRTKAQIRNKDDLTQWYMDTFNNLIEMLRYTANKYTRSKVRKTLNPEFVYVTEELLYADNNAETKQLSYQNILDGIIDLKMADDFIIATCHSIQRLVVDHVHVIGDIYDRGPHPDFVIEHLVKHWQSFDFQWGNHDILWMGSLAGSKLCILNLLRICARYDNLTILQDAYGIDLQKIIDFSLENYHKQITFLPKSDTGKKITTVREEIDSCVQQAVAIMQFKLEGQTIKRHPEFQMNNRLLLEKIDFDHQTITLAGQTYPLQDGCFQLVDRENPYQLTEDENRMIDYLMKQFAKSKKLHRHINYLVDNGSMYLKYNDNLLLHGCIPVDTEGNLLSLEIHGHKYFGHALFDYFDKIIRQALKDQQSSQNIDMIWYLWTGKLSPLFGKDQMTTFERYFIADKSTHLEVLNPYYSLRQEEWFADKLLQDFGLKNGHIINGHTPVKAGESPIMANGKIFVIDGGMSKPYHKTTGIGGYTLLSNSYGLQLVTHEPFTTREKAIREMTDVVSTKRVIEQAVSRKRVAQTDVGKKLIQQRKELLEQLARIK is encoded by the coding sequence ATGGTTGATGATTTTACTAAAAGAAACGAACTCAAGACGGAATTGATCAATTTATCGGCGATTTTAGGTTTGCCGAAAGGAACTGAAGTTTTTGTCAGTGATATTCATGGTGAATATGATGAATTTGCACATATTATGCGTAATGGCTCTGGAAACACTAAACAAAAAATTGCGGAATTATTTACTGGTCGGTTATCTAGTGTTTCTCAGAAAAAATTAGCTTTTTTAATTTATTATCCGTCAGAAATTTTAAAACGTACGAAAGCTCAAATAAGAAATAAAGATGATTTGACACAATGGTATATGGATACTTTTAATAATTTGATTGAAATGTTAAGGTATACTGCCAATAAATACACGCGTTCTAAAGTTAGAAAGACGCTTAATCCAGAATTTGTCTACGTAACGGAAGAATTACTTTATGCTGATAATAATGCGGAAACGAAACAATTGTCTTATCAAAATATTTTAGATGGCATTATTGATTTAAAGATGGCGGATGATTTCATTATTGCTACTTGTCATTCTATTCAACGTTTAGTGGTGGATCATGTTCACGTTATTGGCGATATTTATGACCGTGGACCGCATCCGGATTTCGTGATAGAACATTTGGTCAAACATTGGCAAAGTTTTGACTTTCAGTGGGGAAATCATGATATTTTGTGGATGGGGAGTTTAGCGGGTTCAAAATTATGTATACTAAATCTTCTCAGAATTTGTGCCCGTTATGATAATTTAACGATTCTGCAAGATGCCTACGGAATTGATCTACAAAAAATAATTGATTTTTCCTTAGAGAATTATCATAAACAAATTACCTTTTTACCAAAATCAGATACGGGTAAAAAAATCACCACTGTACGAGAAGAAATTGATAGTTGTGTTCAACAGGCTGTGGCCATTATGCAATTTAAATTGGAAGGTCAGACGATAAAAAGACATCCAGAGTTTCAGATGAATAATCGACTTTTATTGGAAAAAATTGACTTTGATCATCAGACAATTACATTAGCTGGTCAGACTTATCCTCTTCAAGACGGCTGTTTTCAGTTAGTTGATCGAGAAAACCCTTATCAATTAACTGAAGATGAAAATAGGATGATTGACTATTTGATGAAACAATTTGCTAAATCGAAGAAATTGCACCGTCATATCAACTACTTAGTCGATAATGGTTCAATGTATTTAAAATATAACGATAATCTCTTATTGCATGGTTGCATTCCCGTAGATACTGAGGGTAACTTATTAAGTTTAGAAATTCATGGGCATAAATATTTTGGACATGCGTTGTTTGATTATTTTGATAAGATTATTCGTCAAGCGTTAAAAGATCAACAATCTAGTCAAAATATCGATATGATTTGGTATTTGTGGACAGGAAAATTGTCGCCTTTGTTTGGAAAAGACCAGATGACAACATTTGAACGTTATTTTATTGCTGATAAAAGTACTCACTTAGAAGTTTTGAATCCTTATTATTCTTTAAGGCAAGAGGAGTGGTTTGCAGATAAATTATTGCAGGATTTTGGATTGAAAAATGGTCATATCATTAATGGTCATACGCCAGTCAAAGCGGGCGAATCGCCAATTATGGCTAATGGAAAAATTTTTGTGATAGATGGTGGGATGTCAAAGCCTTATCACAAAACGACTGGTATCGGTGGTTATACATTGTTGTCTAATTCTTACGGATTGCAATTAGTAACGCATGAACCCTTTACGACTAGGGAAAAAGCTATTAGAGAAATGACTGATGTAGTTTCAACCAAACGGGTGATTGAACAAGCTGTTAGTCGAAAAAGAGTCGCCCAAACGGACGTTGGGAAAAAGTTAATACAACAAAGAAAAGAATTACTCGAACAATTGGCACGAATAAAGTAA
- the uhpT gene encoding hexose-6-phosphate:phosphate antiporter: MLHYFDLKRPQKLGLSINEQKSRWFREFLKSFLVVFFVYFCMYLIRNNLSAAQPLLVKDGISTTALGWIGYGFSLAYGIGKTVLGYVVDGKNTKKFMSFLLILAAIMTLIIGVALLMNQAPVGLILVLWSLNGIFQSPGGSASLSTISRWTTTTTRGRYIGIWNISHEFGGAVAGVIALWGANHLFGGNVGGMFIFPAIIGLIVGFWGLFFGADDPQELGWDPSEIIFGENISKADQSASKMSKWTIFKTFVMKSPWVWLLCIANVFVYVVRIGIVNWAPLYTVQQLHFTVAQGANTLLLFQLGGIIGSVVWGWFSDLLKGRRAVVSIICLALTAFVVLGYRYGTTPMMINTSLFFLGMLIYGPQLLIGVSVISFVPKNALNVSDGLTGTFAYIFGDLMAQVGFAAIADPKQNGLSILGMNLHGWNDTFIVFYMAVVLSIIILAIIAVGEEKRIRQQLN; the protein is encoded by the coding sequence ATGTTACATTATTTTGACCTGAAACGTCCTCAAAAATTGGGTTTATCAATTAACGAACAAAAGAGTCGTTGGTTTCGTGAATTCTTAAAGTCATTTTTGGTCGTTTTCTTCGTTTACTTCTGCATGTATTTGATTCGGAATAATCTTTCTGCAGCACAACCTTTGTTAGTTAAAGATGGGATTTCTACAACTGCACTAGGTTGGATTGGTTATGGATTCTCACTAGCTTACGGGATCGGTAAAACTGTTCTAGGCTACGTCGTTGATGGTAAGAATACTAAGAAATTCATGTCGTTCCTTTTGATTCTCGCTGCTATTATGACGTTAATTATTGGGGTTGCCTTATTAATGAATCAAGCTCCTGTCGGATTGATCTTAGTACTTTGGTCATTGAATGGTATTTTCCAATCTCCTGGTGGCTCAGCTTCTTTATCCACCATTTCACGTTGGACGACAACTACTACTCGTGGACGCTATATTGGAATTTGGAACATTTCTCACGAATTCGGTGGTGCTGTTGCTGGTGTTATCGCTCTTTGGGGTGCAAATCATCTCTTTGGCGGTAACGTCGGTGGTATGTTTATTTTTCCCGCCATTATTGGTTTAATCGTCGGTTTCTGGGGATTATTCTTCGGGGCTGATGACCCACAAGAACTAGGTTGGGACCCTAGTGAAATCATCTTTGGTGAAAATATTTCAAAAGCTGATCAATCTGCTTCCAAGATGAGTAAGTGGACTATTTTTAAGACTTTCGTCATGAAGAGTCCTTGGGTCTGGCTATTGTGTATCGCTAACGTCTTCGTTTATGTCGTTAGAATCGGTATCGTCAACTGGGCTCCCTTGTACACTGTTCAACAGCTTCACTTCACAGTAGCTCAAGGTGCCAATACTTTATTGCTTTTCCAATTAGGTGGAATTATTGGTAGTGTTGTTTGGGGCTGGTTCTCAGATCTTTTGAAGGGTCGTCGGGCTGTTGTTTCAATCATTTGTTTAGCTCTGACAGCCTTCGTTGTTTTGGGTTATCGTTACGGGACAACACCTATGATGATCAATACTTCTTTGTTTTTCTTAGGTATGTTGATTTACGGACCACAACTATTGATCGGTGTCTCTGTTATCAGTTTCGTACCTAAAAATGCTCTAAACGTGTCTGATGGATTGACTGGTACCTTTGCTTACATCTTCGGCGATTTGATGGCACAAGTTGGTTTTGCGGCCATTGCCGATCCTAAGCAAAATGGTCTCTCAATTCTTGGCATGAACCTTCATGGTTGGAATGATACTTTCATTGTCTTCTACATGGCGGTCGTATTGAGTATCATTATTTTAGCTATTATTGCTGTCGGTGAAGAAAAACGGATTCGTCAACAATTAAATTAA
- a CDS encoding cation-translocating P-type ATPase, with amino-acid sequence MKDTRYYALDKTSLLDKFQTSEAGLSTDQAKKRLEENGPNALAQGKKKNLFQRFFDQFKDFMIIVLLVAALISGFVAQEWADAALILAVVIINAVFGVFQESKAEEAIDALKEMSTPEAHIKRNGKLETVSSEALVVGDVVLLEAGDIVPADIRLIDSASMKIEEAALTGESVPVEKEAETLPDEDIPLGDRKNMAYMNSNVTYGRGVGIVVGVGMNTQVGQIAGMINKAEETSTPLQDNLNSLGKTLTWLILGIAAVIFAVGIFNNHSGLPMNELVINMMLVAISLAVAAIPEGLPAIVTIILALGTTRMAKRKALVRKLPAVETLGSTDIVASDKTGTLTQNKMTVEKFYQYGKLNDASSKITGADKVLQVMTFANDTKIQNDGVLVGDPTETALVQFGFDHDYQVEDELKKEPRVAEVPFDSERKLMSTIHKLSDGKFLVAVKGAPDMLLQRVTKLQKTSDEVVDFTEADKTEILKQNKAMATQALRVLAMGYKIIDEIPQTVDSETVENDLVFAGLIGMIDPERPEAAKAVADAKKAGIRPMMITGDHQDTAEAIAARLGIIKAGDDDAVITGAQLDQMSDDEFEKNVQRYSVYARVSPEHKVRIVKAWQDKGKVVAMTGDGVNDAPALKSADIGIGMGITGTEVSKGASDMVLADDNFATIIVAVEEGRKVFSNIQKSIQYLLSANLGEVLTLFMMTLLGWDILLPVQLLWINLATDTFPAIALGVEPTEPGIMDKKPRGRRSSFLGGGIGSSIVYQGILEGLITLGVYGLAIMFPVHTANDAMHADALTMAYATLALIQLFHAFNVKSTYQSIFKVHMFKNKMFNIGVLTSFIMVAATIVVPGFNSLFHVTELNLEQWLIVLGAGVLMILIVEIVKFFQRRTGKK; translated from the coding sequence TTGAAAGATACTCGATATTATGCACTGGATAAAACTTCACTGTTGGATAAATTCCAAACTAGTGAAGCCGGATTAAGTACTGACCAAGCTAAAAAACGTTTGGAAGAAAATGGGCCTAATGCTTTAGCACAAGGTAAGAAGAAGAATTTGTTCCAAAGATTTTTTGATCAATTTAAAGATTTTATGATTATTGTTTTATTAGTGGCTGCCTTGATTTCAGGATTTGTTGCTCAAGAATGGGCTGATGCCGCTTTGATTTTGGCCGTAGTTATTATCAATGCTGTTTTTGGGGTTTTCCAGGAGTCAAAGGCTGAGGAAGCTATTGATGCTTTGAAGGAAATGTCGACTCCTGAAGCTCATATCAAGCGAAATGGCAAACTGGAGACAGTTAGTAGTGAGGCTTTAGTGGTCGGAGATGTTGTTTTGCTAGAAGCTGGAGATATTGTGCCAGCGGATATCCGCTTGATTGATTCGGCCTCGATGAAGATTGAAGAAGCTGCTTTGACTGGTGAATCAGTTCCGGTTGAAAAAGAAGCAGAAACTCTACCAGATGAGGATATTCCACTAGGTGATCGTAAAAACATGGCTTATATGAATAGTAATGTTACTTACGGTCGTGGAGTCGGTATCGTAGTTGGTGTTGGTATGAATACACAAGTTGGTCAAATTGCTGGAATGATCAATAAAGCTGAGGAAACAAGCACACCTCTGCAAGATAATTTGAATTCTCTTGGTAAAACTTTGACTTGGTTGATTCTTGGAATCGCTGCAGTGATTTTCGCAGTTGGTATTTTCAATAATCATTCGGGATTGCCAATGAATGAATTAGTCATCAATATGATGTTGGTCGCAATTTCATTAGCCGTTGCTGCAATTCCGGAAGGTTTACCAGCTATCGTAACGATTATTTTAGCGTTAGGTACAACAAGAATGGCTAAGCGTAAAGCTTTGGTTAGGAAGCTTCCTGCAGTTGAAACGTTGGGAAGTACTGATATTGTTGCTTCTGATAAGACTGGTACGTTAACTCAAAATAAGATGACAGTCGAAAAGTTTTATCAATATGGCAAACTAAATGATGCCTCGTCAAAAATCACTGGAGCTGATAAAGTTCTACAAGTTATGACGTTTGCCAATGATACAAAGATTCAAAATGATGGAGTTTTAGTAGGTGATCCAACTGAAACAGCCTTAGTTCAATTTGGATTTGATCACGACTATCAAGTTGAAGACGAGTTGAAAAAGGAACCACGTGTTGCAGAAGTACCATTCGATTCAGAACGTAAGTTGATGTCAACGATTCACAAGTTATCTGATGGTAAATTCTTAGTAGCGGTCAAAGGTGCTCCTGATATGTTGTTGCAACGAGTTACTAAATTGCAAAAAACCTCTGATGAAGTAGTTGATTTTACTGAAGCCGATAAGACAGAAATTTTAAAGCAAAATAAAGCAATGGCAACTCAAGCTTTGAGAGTTTTAGCCATGGGTTATAAGATTATTGATGAAATTCCACAAACCGTTGATTCAGAGACCGTTGAAAATGATTTAGTCTTTGCAGGTTTGATTGGGATGATTGATCCAGAACGTCCAGAGGCTGCCAAAGCGGTTGCTGATGCCAAAAAAGCTGGTATTCGTCCAATGATGATTACTGGTGACCATCAAGATACTGCCGAAGCGATTGCAGCTCGTTTAGGAATCATTAAAGCAGGCGATGATGATGCTGTCATTACTGGGGCTCAATTGGATCAAATGAGTGACGATGAATTCGAAAAGAATGTTCAACGTTATTCAGTTTATGCGCGTGTATCTCCAGAACATAAAGTTAGAATCGTCAAAGCTTGGCAAGATAAAGGTAAAGTTGTTGCCATGACTGGTGACGGTGTCAATGATGCACCAGCTTTGAAGTCCGCTGATATTGGTATCGGTATGGGTATTACTGGTACGGAAGTTTCTAAGGGAGCTTCTGATATGGTATTAGCCGATGATAACTTTGCAACAATCATCGTTGCGGTTGAAGAAGGTCGTAAGGTCTTCTCTAATATTCAAAAATCGATTCAATATTTACTTTCAGCTAACTTAGGTGAAGTTTTGACATTGTTCATGATGACTTTGCTAGGCTGGGATATTTTACTACCGGTTCAGTTGCTTTGGATCAATTTAGCAACCGATACTTTCCCAGCAATCGCTTTAGGTGTTGAACCAACCGAACCAGGTATTATGGATAAAAAACCACGTGGGCGCCGTTCAAGTTTCTTAGGTGGAGGAATTGGTTCTTCGATCGTTTATCAAGGTATCCTTGAAGGACTGATTACTTTGGGAGTTTATGGATTAGCCATTATGTTCCCAGTCCACACAGCTAATGATGCAATGCATGCTGATGCTTTGACAATGGCCTATGCAACATTAGCTTTGATTCAATTGTTCCACGCATTTAACGTTAAATCGACGTATCAATCGATCTTTAAAGTTCATATGTTCAAGAATAAGATGTTCAACATTGGTGTATTAACATCATTTATCATGGTGGCAGCGACAATTGTTGTTCCTGGATTTAACAGCTTGTTCCACGTTACTGAACTGAATCTAGAACAATGGTTGATTGTCCTTGGCGCTGGAGTATTGATGATTTTGATTGTTGAAATTGTTAAATTCTTCCAACGTCGTACTGGTAAAAAGTAA
- a CDS encoding VOC family protein, protein MRIEHVGLFVRNLDRTVEFYETYFEAKASDKYHNPVTTFSSRFLTFPDGARLEVGTRDDLNRHHEKGYPLGYMHIAIALGSKEKVDQLTETIEKAGYKHLSGPRVTGDGYYESVVCDPEGNQIELTV, encoded by the coding sequence ATGAGGATAGAACACGTTGGTCTTTTTGTTCGCAATTTAGATAGAACTGTCGAGTTTTATGAAACTTATTTTGAGGCAAAAGCTTCAGACAAATATCACAATCCAGTAACGACTTTCTCTTCACGCTTTTTGACTTTTCCAGATGGGGCAAGATTAGAAGTTGGTACTAGAGATGACTTGAATCGGCACCATGAAAAAGGGTATCCACTCGGGTATATGCACATTGCGATTGCCTTAGGCTCAAAAGAAAAAGTTGATCAGTTAACTGAAACAATAGAAAAGGCTGGTTATAAACATCTCAGTGGCCCAAGGGTGACCGGAGATGGTTATTACGAGAGTGTTGTTTGTGATCCAGAGGGGAATCAAATTGAATTAACAGTTTAA
- a CDS encoding aldose epimerase family protein, with the protein MTVTKTIFGEIGTDPVYSYKITNKNQTSINVLTYAATWQNFEVVEDGVKHSLIEHFNDLDDYIKTPYMVGKTIGRVAGRIKDAKFSINGVDYQMTPNNGKNVMHSGDHGLQSQNFDSTIDSDNSVLFTHTVKGEDEFPGTLMVKIRYSLNDDDEVQITYSAETDHDTLFNPTCHVYFDIDDENIRQQQLKINSKRFVDVDAEKIPTGKLLATTNAYDFKNFKKIGQGLKQLKPLDKVEFDDAFVVGKKAATLKSEHRAIDLYTDRGGLVIFTANPIDSVKAQNHEFSSLAMELQTLPDAIHHPDFGNTILPANQKVSYTNKYKYRKLD; encoded by the coding sequence ATGACAGTAACGAAGACAATTTTTGGGGAAATTGGAACTGATCCCGTTTATTCATACAAAATAACTAATAAAAATCAAACTAGCATCAATGTTTTGACTTACGCTGCTACATGGCAAAATTTTGAAGTGGTTGAAGATGGCGTGAAGCACTCGTTGATTGAGCATTTCAATGATTTGGATGATTATATTAAAACACCTTATATGGTAGGTAAAACAATTGGACGTGTCGCAGGTCGAATTAAAGATGCTAAGTTTTCTATTAATGGTGTTGACTATCAAATGACACCCAATAATGGCAAAAACGTCATGCACAGTGGTGACCATGGATTACAGAGTCAAAACTTTGACAGTACGATTGATTCGGACAATTCGGTTTTGTTTACACATACAGTCAAAGGTGAGGATGAATTTCCCGGGACGTTGATGGTAAAAATCAGATACAGTCTAAATGATGACGATGAAGTACAAATAACTTACAGTGCTGAGACTGATCATGACACGCTATTTAATCCAACTTGTCACGTTTATTTTGACATTGATGATGAGAATATTCGCCAGCAACAATTGAAAATCAATTCGAAGCGTTTCGTCGATGTTGATGCTGAAAAGATTCCTACTGGAAAATTGTTAGCAACGACCAATGCTTATGACTTTAAGAATTTCAAAAAGATTGGTCAAGGATTGAAGCAGCTCAAACCATTAGATAAAGTTGAATTCGATGATGCATTTGTTGTGGGTAAAAAAGCTGCTACGTTGAAGTCAGAGCATCGAGCAATTGATTTGTACACTGATAGAGGTGGATTAGTTATTTTCACCGCTAATCCAATTGATTCAGTAAAAGCTCAAAATCATGAATTCAGTTCACTAGCGATGGAGCTACAAACTTTGCCAGATGCTATTCATCATCCAGATTTTGGAAACACAATTCTACCTGCCAATCAGAAAGTAAGCTACACTAATAAATATAAATACAGAAAATTAGATTAG
- a CDS encoding iron-sulfur cluster biosynthesis family protein, with protein MKINIKDDAQKYLADKIPAGSTMILTTDDGSNKYSSLGGSCAIGDKFQLVILNENDPKYTVPIENNAGYKLATEPQYTDFFTAGLNISLWHNALALKDNSGILDGALSVVDWRNVKPETAEERRQKMEKLGDQIC; from the coding sequence ATGAAAATTAATATTAAAGACGATGCACAAAAATACTTAGCTGATAAAATCCCAGCAGGAAGCACAATGATCTTGACTACCGATGATGGTTCAAACAAGTACTCAAGTCTTGGTGGTAGCTGTGCTATTGGTGATAAATTTCAACTAGTTATTCTTAATGAAAATGATCCTAAATATACTGTTCCGATCGAAAATAATGCTGGCTACAAACTAGCTACTGAACCTCAATATACAGACTTCTTTACTGCTGGTCTTAACATTTCCCTATGGCACAATGCTTTAGCTCTTAAAGACAACTCAGGTATCTTAGATGGTGCCCTTTCAGTTGTTGACTGGAGAAATGTTAAACCTGAAACCGCTGAAGAACGTCGTCAAAAGATGGAAAAACTTGGCGACCAAATCTGCTAA